A region of Solanum dulcamara chromosome 7, daSolDulc1.2, whole genome shotgun sequence DNA encodes the following proteins:
- the LOC129894174 gene encoding protein DEHYDRATION-INDUCED 19 homolog 5-like isoform X3, translating into MDVDFWAARINSARHNRSAVQTNRLTNHADSLSNVDKTEGEEDVRAWFPCPFCYVEIEVQMLCNHLQEEHCFDFRNAVCPICAATLGKDPLGHFMVQHAQSVKRKRKFLKSGFWNNTTAITGKDPHEINSFLCTNLGVGRYNVQEPAPDPLLLSFLCNVAPSDPKDDPQNNSPSSVAATPDVESKQPVCDPALVERYEEKRQRAMFLQELIASTIF; encoded by the exons ATGGATGTGGACTTTTGGGCTGCAAGAATAAATTCAGCTAGACATAATCGCTCTGCTGTACAAACAAACAGGCTCACCAATCATG CAGATAGTCTCTCAAATGTGGATAAAACTGAAGGAGAAGAGGATGTAAGAGCCTGGTTCCCTTGCCCTTTCTGTTATGTTGAAATTGAAGTCCAGATGCTTTGCAACCATTTGCAAGAAGAGCATTGCTTTGACTTTAGAAACGCG GTTTGTCCCATATGTGCTGCAACATTAGGCAAAGATCCTCTGGGGCATTTTATGGTACAGCATGCACAATCAGTGAAG AGGAAGAGAAAGTTCCTGAAGTCGGGCTTCTGGAATAATACTACAGCAATAACTGGCAAGGACCCCCACGAAATAAATTCGTTCCTGTGCACAAATTTAGGGGTTGGTCGTTACAATGTACAAGAACCTGCTCCTGATCCCCTTCTGCTGTCATTTCTGTGTAACGTGGCTCCTTCTGATCCTAAAGATGATCCACAAAACAACTCTCCTAGCAGTGTTGCTGCTACTCCTGATGTAGAAAG CAAGCAGCCAGTATGTGATCCAGCCCTGGTAGAACGGTATGAAGAGAAAAGGCAAAGAGCTATGTTTCTTCAAGAGCTTATTGCTTCAACTATCTTCTAA
- the LOC129894174 gene encoding protein DEHYDRATION-INDUCED 19 homolog 5-like isoform X2: protein MDVDFWAARINSARHNRSAVQTNRLTNHDSLSNVDKTEGEEDVRAWFPCPFCYVEIEVQMLCNHLQEEHCFDFRNAVCPICAATLGKDPLGHFMVQHAQSVKRKRKFLKSGFWNNTTAITGKDPHEINSFLCTNLGVGRYNVQEPAPDPLLLSFLCNVAPSDPKDDPQNNSPSSVAATPDVESSKQPVCDPALVERYEEKRQRAMFLQELIASTIF, encoded by the exons ATGGATGTGGACTTTTGGGCTGCAAGAATAAATTCAGCTAGACATAATCGCTCTGCTGTACAAACAAACAGGCTCACCAATCATG ATAGTCTCTCAAATGTGGATAAAACTGAAGGAGAAGAGGATGTAAGAGCCTGGTTCCCTTGCCCTTTCTGTTATGTTGAAATTGAAGTCCAGATGCTTTGCAACCATTTGCAAGAAGAGCATTGCTTTGACTTTAGAAACGCG GTTTGTCCCATATGTGCTGCAACATTAGGCAAAGATCCTCTGGGGCATTTTATGGTACAGCATGCACAATCAGTGAAG AGGAAGAGAAAGTTCCTGAAGTCGGGCTTCTGGAATAATACTACAGCAATAACTGGCAAGGACCCCCACGAAATAAATTCGTTCCTGTGCACAAATTTAGGGGTTGGTCGTTACAATGTACAAGAACCTGCTCCTGATCCCCTTCTGCTGTCATTTCTGTGTAACGTGGCTCCTTCTGATCCTAAAGATGATCCACAAAACAACTCTCCTAGCAGTGTTGCTGCTACTCCTGATGTAGAAAG CAGCAAGCAGCCAGTATGTGATCCAGCCCTGGTAGAACGGTATGAAGAGAAAAGGCAAAGAGCTATGTTTCTTCAAGAGCTTATTGCTTCAACTATCTTCTAA
- the LOC129894174 gene encoding protein DEHYDRATION-INDUCED 19 homolog 5-like isoform X1: MDVDFWAARINSARHNRSAVQTNRLTNHADSLSNVDKTEGEEDVRAWFPCPFCYVEIEVQMLCNHLQEEHCFDFRNAVCPICAATLGKDPLGHFMVQHAQSVKRKRKFLKSGFWNNTTAITGKDPHEINSFLCTNLGVGRYNVQEPAPDPLLLSFLCNVAPSDPKDDPQNNSPSSVAATPDVESSKQPVCDPALVERYEEKRQRAMFLQELIASTIF; encoded by the exons ATGGATGTGGACTTTTGGGCTGCAAGAATAAATTCAGCTAGACATAATCGCTCTGCTGTACAAACAAACAGGCTCACCAATCATG CAGATAGTCTCTCAAATGTGGATAAAACTGAAGGAGAAGAGGATGTAAGAGCCTGGTTCCCTTGCCCTTTCTGTTATGTTGAAATTGAAGTCCAGATGCTTTGCAACCATTTGCAAGAAGAGCATTGCTTTGACTTTAGAAACGCG GTTTGTCCCATATGTGCTGCAACATTAGGCAAAGATCCTCTGGGGCATTTTATGGTACAGCATGCACAATCAGTGAAG AGGAAGAGAAAGTTCCTGAAGTCGGGCTTCTGGAATAATACTACAGCAATAACTGGCAAGGACCCCCACGAAATAAATTCGTTCCTGTGCACAAATTTAGGGGTTGGTCGTTACAATGTACAAGAACCTGCTCCTGATCCCCTTCTGCTGTCATTTCTGTGTAACGTGGCTCCTTCTGATCCTAAAGATGATCCACAAAACAACTCTCCTAGCAGTGTTGCTGCTACTCCTGATGTAGAAAG CAGCAAGCAGCCAGTATGTGATCCAGCCCTGGTAGAACGGTATGAAGAGAAAAGGCAAAGAGCTATGTTTCTTCAAGAGCTTATTGCTTCAACTATCTTCTAA